A single Lactuca sativa cultivar Salinas chromosome 8, Lsat_Salinas_v11, whole genome shotgun sequence DNA region contains:
- the LOC111918441 gene encoding gibberellin 2-beta-dioxygenase 6, which yields MIESNHNPPLLRDYTQLLQRSRDSVETKQRINYEQEMEECGLPLVDLGGLWSMNEEESVSCASEICKASAEWGFFQIVNHGISLELLRRMRKVQVELFKAPFEQKMASGLLDNSYRWGNRTATCPKQLSWCEAFHVPLSKISDETCYGEFSSLREVMQEYADAMQELAKSIARVLVMNMGGGRSLWEDNCNESTCFMRLNRYPSCPISPEVFGLVPHTDSDFLTILHQDEHVGGLQLMKDSKWVAVKPNPDALVVNIGDLFQAWSNDVYKSVEHKVTVNQEVERHSIAYFLCPSYESFIGCCDKESSIYRRFTFGEYRRQIQEDVKDYGHKVGLPRFLVST from the exons ATGATAGAGTCCAATCATAATCCACCTCTCCTCCGTGACTATACTCAACTTCTACAACGGTCTCGTGATTCAGTTGAAACAAAGCAACGCATTAATTACGAACAGGAGATGGAAGAATGTGGCCTTCCCCTTGTGGATCTGGGTGGGTTGTGGAGCATGAATGAGGAAGAGAGCGTTTCTTGTGCATCTGAAATATGTAAAGCTTCCGCTGAATGGGGTTTCTTTCAGATTGTTAACCATGGAATAAGCCTGGAACTTCTTAGGAGGATGAGAAAGGTACAGGTTGAGTTGTTTAAAGCACCATTTGAACAGAAAATGGCTTCCGGGCTTCTTGATAATTCGTATAGGTGGGGAAACCGAACTGCTACGTGTCCAAAACAACTATCATGGTGTGAAGCTTTTCATGTTCCACTTTCGAAGATTTCTGATGAAACTTGCTATGGAGAGTTCAGCTCATTGAG GGAAGTGATGCAAGAATATGCTGATGCAATGCAAGAACTTGCAAAGTCAATAGCCCGAGTGCTTGTGATGAATATGGGTGGAGGACGAAGTTTGTGGGAAGACAACTGTAATGAGAGCACCTGTTTCATGCGGCTGAACCGATACCCTTCATGCCCCATCTCTCCAGAGGTTTTTGGACTTGTTCCCCACACAGACAGCGATTTCCTTACAATTTTGCACCAAGATGAACATGTTGGTGGGCTTCAACTAATGAAAGATTCCAAATGGGTGGCAGTAAAACCCAACCCCGATGCCCTTGTTGTTAACATTGGTGACCTTTTTCAG GCATGGAGCAATGACGTTTACAAAAGCGTGGAGCACAAAGTAACGGTGAATCAGGAAGTGGAGAGGCACTCCATAGCCTACTTCTTGTGTCCTTCTTATGAATCGTTCATTGGTTGTTGTGATAAAGAAAGTTCGATTTACAGAAGGTTCACATTTGGAGAGTACCGAAGGCAGATTCAAGAAGATGTTAAAGACTATGGTCACAAGGTTGGCCTACCAAGATTTCTTGTATCTACCTGA